CAGGGCTTAGCCTATGGGGCAAGGAGCTTAGAGCAAAGGGCAAAAAAGTTGTCTTTGTTTATGCGGGCAGGTCTGAGGAGCATTTGGGTATGGAAGAGTGGCTAAAGGAAGAGGGCTTTGAATACATACTCTACACAGAGGATGGAAGCAAGGGCAGGAAGGGTCTTATAACGGAAGTGCTAAAGGATTTTGACAGCTCTTGGATTGTCCATGCTTGCGGACCAAAGGGCATGCTGAGGGCTTTGAAGAATTTAAACAGTGGACATAGAATGTATTTCTCCCTTGAAAGTAGGATGGCATGTGGATGGGGTGTGTGTCTTGGATGTGTGGTGAAAACTCCTGAAGGCTACAAAAGAGTTTGCTACGAGGGTCCAGTTTTGCCTGCGGAGGAGGTGCTTTTCTGATGTTTACGGGTCTTGTGGAGAGAGTGGGTAGAGTG
Above is a window of Aquificaceae bacterium DNA encoding:
- a CDS encoding dihydroorotate dehydrogenase electron transfer subunit, yielding MKDVLCKVVENRNVRGRLFLLELHAPEIAKSVKAGQFVMLRVSKSLDPMGRRAFAVADVRGENILIFYDLLGRGTRLLSKIKEGEEIWTFGPLGKGLFSEEGEKHLLLGGGVGLAGLSLWGKELRAKGKKVVFVYAGRSEEHLGMEEWLKEEGFEYILYTEDGSKGRKGLITEVLKDFDSSWIVHACGPKGMLRALKNLNSGHRMYFSLESRMACGWGVCLGCVVKTPEGYKRVCYEGPVLPAEEVLF